Part of the Lolium rigidum isolate FL_2022 chromosome 6, APGP_CSIRO_Lrig_0.1, whole genome shotgun sequence genome, tattgtgtgagaaactttttaatttttcttgcatcagcagtagcattgcatctattaataaaatcatcattaagctccacataatcttcatcaggatcatcactagaataatcaagttcaggtgaattaacaggtgtactagtgatgtctactttccccctcctttcctgtagacagtgttgggcctccaagagcagaggtttgtagaacagcagcaagttttcccttaagtggatcacccaaggtttatcgaactcagggaggaacaggtcaaagatatccctctcatgcaaccctgcaaccacaaagcaagaagtctcttgtgtccccaacacacctaataggtgcactagttcggcgaagagatagtgaaatacaggtggtatgaatatatatgagcaagtagcaacggtgccgtaaaatagcttgtcggcgtgtagttgatggtggtagtattgcagcagtagtaacgcatagaaacaagtaaacaagcagacgatagcgatatttaggaacaaggcctagggattacactttcactagtggacactctcaacattgatcacataacagaatagataaatgcatactctacacttttgttggatgatgaacacattgcgtaggattacacgaaccctcaatgccggagttaacaagctccacaataatgctcatattttagtaacctttagtgtaagatagatcaaaagactaaaccaagtactagcatagcatgcacactcgtcaccttcatgcatatgtaggaggaatagatcacatcaatattatcatagcaatagttaacttcgcaatctacaagagatcatgatcatagcataaaccaagtactaacacggtgcacaccctgtcacctttacacacgtgcaggaggaatagaactactttaataactttgctagagtagcacatagatagtagtgatacaaaactcatatgaatctcaatcatgtaaagcaactcatgagatcattgtattgaagtacatagtagagagattaaccacatagctaccggtacagccccgagcctcgatggagaactactccctcctcatgggagcaagcaacggtgatgaagatggcggtggagatggcagcggtgtcgatggagaagccttccgggggcacttccccgctccggcagcgtgccggaacagagactcctgtcccccagatcttggcctcgcgatggcggcggctctggaaggtttctgtgggtttcgtcgaacgtcatagggttttcgatccaggggctttatataggcgaagaggcggcgcaggagggtcgaaggggtgcccacaccatagggtggcgcgggccccccctggctgcgccgccatgtggtttggtgggcctgtgccccctccccggtggctctcgggtgttccggatgcttccggtgaaaataggaacccgggcgttgatttcgtccgattccgagaatatttcgttactaggatttcgaaaccaaaaacagcagaaaacgagaaccggcacttcggcatcttgttaataggttagttccgtaaaacgcataaatatgacataaagtgtgcataaaacatgtagataacatcaataatgtggcatggaacataagaaattatcgatacgtcggagacgtatcagcatccccaagcttagttctgctcgtcccgagcaggtaaaacgataacaaagataatttctggagtgacatgccatcataaccttgatcatactatttgtaaagcatatgtagtgaatgcagcgatcaaaacaatggtaatgacatgagtaaacaagtgaatcatatagcaaagacttttcatgaatagcacttcaagacaagcatcaataagtcttgcataagagttaactcaagcaataattcaaagtagaggcattgaagcaacacaatggaaaatGAAGttgcagcggttgctttcaacttataacatgtatatctcatggataattgtcaatgcaaagcaatataacaaatgcaatatacaaatatgtaagaattaatgcacagttcacacaagtgtttgcttcttgaggtggagagagataggtgaactgactcaacataaaagtaaaagaatggtccttcaaagaggaaagcatcgattgctatatttgtgctagagcttttattttgaaaacatgaaacaattttgtcaacggtagtaataaagcatatgtatcatgtaaattatatcttacaagttgcaagcctcatgcatagtatactaatagtgcccgcaccttgtcctaattagcttggactaccggatcatcacaatgcacatgttttaaccaagtgtcaaaatggggtacctctatgccgcctgtacaaaggtctaaggagaaagctcgcattggatttctcgctattgattattcttcaacttagacatccataccgggacaacatagacaacggataatggactcctcttttatgcataagcatgtaacaacaattaataattttctcatttgagattgaggatatatgtccaaaactgaaacttccaccatggatcatggctttagttagcggcccaatgttcttctctaacaacatgcatgctcaaccataaggtggtagatcgctcttacttcagacaagacgaacatgcatagcaactcacatgaaattcaacaaagaatagttgatggcgtccccagtgaacatggttatcgcacaacaagcaacttaataagagataaagtgcataattacatattcaataccacaatagttttttaagctacttatcccatgagctatatattgtaaggcgaatgatggaattttaaaggtagcactcaagcaatttactttggaatggcggaaaataccatgtagtaggtaggtatggtggacacaaatggcatagtggttggctcaagtattttggatgcatgagaagtattccctctcgatacaaggtttaggctagcaaagttgtttgaagcaaacacaagtatgaactagtacagcaaaactcacataaaagacatattacaagcattataagactatacatcgtcttccttgttgttcaaacaccttactagaaattatctagaccttagagagaccaattatgcaaaccaaattttagcatgctctatgtatttcttcattaatgggtgcaaagcatatgatgcaagagcttaaacatgatcacaacaattgccaagtatcacattacccaagacatttatagcaattactacatgtagcattttccaattccaaccatataacaatttaacgaagaggaaacttcgccatgaatattatgagctaagaacacatgtgttcatacgaaccagcggagcgtgtctctctcccacacaagcatttattcaaacaaaaacaaaaacaaaagcacacagacgctccaagcaaagcacataagatgtgatggaataaaaatatagtttcaagagaaggaacctgataattttgtcgatgaagaaggggatgccttgggcatccccaagcttagacgcttgagtcttcttgaaatatgcaggggtgaaccaccggggcatccccaagcttagagctttcactcttcttgatcatagtatatcatcctcctctcttgacccttgaaaacttccttcacaccaaactcaaaacaactcattagagggttagtgcataatcaaaaattcacatgttcagaggtgacacaatcattcttaacacttctggacattgctcaaagctagtggaaggtaatggaacaaagaaatccacccaacacagcgaaagaagcaatgcgaaataaaaggcagaatctgtcaaaacagaacagtccgtaaagacgaattttaaaatggcaccagacttgctcagatgaaaatgctaaaattgaatgaaagttgcgtacatatctgaggatcactcacgtaaattagcataattttctgagttacctacagagaatttttcccagattcgtgacagcaaagaaatctgtttctgcgcagtaatccaaatctagtatgaacttttctatcaacgactttacttggcgtaacaaaacacaaaactaagataaggagaggttgctacagtagtaaacaacttccaagacacaaatataaaacaaagtactgtagcaaaataatacatgggttatctcccaagaagttctttctttatagccattaagatgggctcagcagctttaatgatgcactcgcaagaaatagtagttgaagcaaaagagagcatcaagaggcaaattcaaaacacatttaagtctaacatgcttcctatgcataggaatcttgtaaataaacaagttcatgaggagcaaagtaacaagcataggaagataaaacgagtgtagcttcaaaaatttcagcacatagagaggtattttagtaacatgaaaatttctacaaccatattttcctctctcataataactttcagtagcatcatgagcaaactcaacaatataactatcaaatgaaacattcttatcatgagtctcatgcataaaattattactctccacataagcataatcaattttattagtaatagtgggagcaaattcaacaaagtagctattattattctcatcaagtgtaggaggcatagtataatcacaacaaaatttactctccatagtaggtggcaccaaaagaccactatcattataatcatcataaataggaggcaaagtatcatcaaagaaaattttctcctcaatgcttgggggactaaaaagatcatgaaaaccagcttccccaagcttagaactttctatattattatcaacaatggtgttcaaagcgttcatactaatattactaccagcatgcaaataagatttaattttcgcatcaaacaatctatgttttaaatcaggaaatagaataagaagatcattcttgtccattatgccaaactagtgtaaacaagaaacaaaaagttgcaattgcaggatctaaaggaaatagcttcgagcacaaacacaatggcgccgtaaaagtactttacccggaaccgaagtatgagtgccttttacctttccccccggcaacggcgccagaaaagtgcttggcgcgtagttgacgagggaggaaaagtgcttagttgccgggcttgccaatgtgtgagtgccgtttaccttccctccccggcaacggcgccagaaaaagtgcttgatgtctactttccccctcctttcctgtagacagtgttgggcctccaagagcagaggtttgtagaacagcaacaagttttcccttaagtggatcacccaaggtttatcgaactcagggaggaagaggtcaaagatatccctctcatgcaaccccgcaaccacaaagcaagaagtctcttgtgtccccaacacacctaataggtgcactagttcggcgaagagatagtgaaatacaggtggtatgaatatatatgagcaagtagcaacggtgccgtaaaatagcttgctggcgtgtagttgatggtggtagtattgcagcgagtagtaacgcaagtaaaacaagtaaacaagcagcgatagcagtatttaggaacaaggcctagggattacactttcactagtggacactctcaacattgatcacataacagaatagataaatgcatactctacacttttgttggatgatgaacacattgcgtaggattacacgaaccctcaatgccggagttaacaagctccacaataatgctcatattttagtaacctttagtgtaagatagatcaaaagactaaaccaagtactagcatagcatgcacactgtcaccttcatgcatatgtaggaggaatagatcacatcaatattatcatagcaatagttaactcgcaatctacaagagatcatgatcgtagcataaaccaagtactaacacggtgcacacactgtcacctttacacacgtgcaggaggaatagaactactttaataactttgctagagtagcacatagatagtagtgatacaaaactcatatgaatctcaatcatgtaaagcagctcatgagatcattgtattgaagtacatagtagagagattaaccacatagctaccggtacagccccgagcctcgatggagaactactccctcctcatgggagcagcaacggtgatgaagatggcggtggagatggcagcggtgtcgatggagaagccttccgggggcacttccccgctccggcggcgtgccggaaccgagactcctgtcccccagatcttggcctcgcgatggcggcggctctggaaggtttctgtgggtttcgtcgaacgtcatagggttttcgatccaggggctttatataggcgaagaggcggcgcaggagggtcgaaggggtgcccacaccatagggtggcgcgacccccccctggccgcgccgccatgtggtttggtgggcctgtgccccctccctggtggctctcgggtgttctggatgcttccggtgaaaataggaacccgggcgttgattttgtccgattccgagaatatttcgttactaggatttctgaaaccaaaaacagcagaaaacaggaactggcacttcggcatcttgttaataggttagttccagaaaacgcataaatatgacataaagtgtgcataaaacatgtagataacatcaataatgtggcatggaacataagaaattatcgatacatcggagacgtatcaagtagcattaggagtttcagcattttcaatttttctagacctagcaattgtagcatctagaaaggatcccaatgaaccactatcatcaagcacagcagaaacattatcaatattatgagagttttcagattcagcagacgtACTCgaagcaagtgaagcttgcggcggtgaaaTAAGttaacttatcacggatggtgaatcaagagtagcagaggtactcgtagttgtaccttttcttgtagtggatggtaatatggcgactttaggatcgcgagttttacccatgatggagaatttgcagcgaacaatatctatccaagtgaacttccaaataaagctatgctccccggcaacggcgccgtaaaacgagtcttgataacccacaagtataggggatcgcagcgagtcttcgcgggaagtaaatcccaatttattgattcgacacaaggggagacaaagattacttgaaagccttaacaacggagttgtcaattcagccgcacctggaaacggacttgctcgcaagagtttatcgagtagtaacagctttatagcgatagcgagtagtgaaataacgagcagcagagtaacgagagacatcGTAGTGATTACAGCagagattaaaataccgtaggcacggggacggataacgggcgttgcatggatgagagaaactcatgtaacaatcatagcagggcatttgccgataataataaaacggtgtccaagtacaaagcaatcaataggcatgtgttccatatatagtcgtacgtgctcgcaatgagaaacttgcacaacatcttttgtcctaccagccggtggcagccggcctcaagggaatctactcggatattaaggtactccttttaatagagtaccggagcaaagcattaacactccgtgaacacatgtgatcctcacatcactaccatcccctccggttgtcccgatttcgtcacttcggggccattggttccggacagcgacatgtgtatacaacttgtaggtaagatcataaacaatgaatatcatgatgaaacaataacatgttcagatctgagatcatggcactcgggccctagtgacaagcattaagcataacaagttgcaacaatatcatcaaagtaccaattacggacactaggcactatgccctaacaatcttatgctattacatgaccaacctcatccaatccctaccatccccttcggcctacagcgggggaattactcacacatggatgggggaaacatggctggttgatggagaggcgtcggtggtgatgatggcgatgatctcctccaattccccgtcccggcggagtgccagaacggagacttctggctcccgagacggagtttcgcgatgtggcggcgttctggagggtttctggcgacttcgacttcgttccgtgcgtttttaggtcgaagacaataagtagtccgaaggagggcgtcgggggctgaccgaggccgccacacactagggccgcacgggcccctcctgggccgcgccggcctagtgtgtggggccctcgggcccccacctggcttgcccttctggctccgccaatattctgggaaaataagaccttctgcataaattccgaggattttcctgaaagttggatttctgcacaaaaacgagacactgtaacagcttcgccgaaaacagcgttagtccgtgttagttgcatccaaaatacacaaattagaggcaaaacaatagcaaaagtgttcgggaaagtagatacgtttggaCGTAtcattaaggctttcaagtattctttatctccccttgtgtcgaatcaataaattgagttttacttccctcgaagactgttgcgatcccctatacttgtgggtcatcagcggtcttcctaccaagcacattcctccgcccattgttgaccgagtgaggagtggagcttctcttcttgcctttgtcacttgaatcatcatcatcgatgattgttgcatcaccggttGCATTGGCCGCCATGGTTACCGCATCCAATTTCCCGCGGGTCTTCCACTTTTCTTCATTTCCTAGCACTTAATAtcaatgatgcaaggtgaatggcttgccaagaatcttgttgactttcttgttcttcttttccacatccctaaacaatcaTTGAACCATAGAGTTCtacaaagcaagcaaaagagaatAGATAAGCTATATGAACTACAACCGTATCCATCACATATGAGCCGTATGGTCAACATAGTAGTAGAATTGCTTACACTATCATTGTCATTTGTGCCACTTGGGTTAATGACATCAATGTTGGCTTGGACGCCCGCCCATTTTTAGCAATCGGTGTTGATGTCAGACCAACGAGACCGAAGAGAACGCATGGTTCACTCGTTCCCACTTGTGTTGTTGGCatcgaagtactccttcatcctcatccaatatgtgcctcttgtttgatcggtaccggttgttggatccattccaattgtcaaccatgTCTTGCAAAacaacttgtcctccgctatggtgtaaTTCGCTGACCGACCGGCAtggcgaggttcaatcaacccttctccttcctcatcgatATCCTCATATTCCTCCCATCTATCAACAGTGTCTTCATGCATAAACgaagatccaacattcattgtctccatgaaaGACTCATCATCGACTCTAtattgcaatgaaattcattattCTTCGGCTATGTATGCATCTAAACTAAAATTTGGATGAAAAGAAGTGTTTCTTACCTCTCCGACATTTCTCATACACCATATGTGCGCCGAATGGGTCGCCGgacggaggcgccggcggcggatGGTTCGTCGGTGGAGGCGGCGACGGAGGTTGCGCGGCGGGTCACGATCGCCTTCACTTTCTTCGGCGgcgcgatggaggcggcgcccGCGGACGGGCGTTTGGACGAAGGCATCTCCCTCCTCGGCGACGCCCGTGCCTTGCCGGTGGCCTGCGCGGCGGCGGCTGTCTACAGCGTCGCGCGCGGTGGGACGAAGAGAGCTCGGGCAACGGCAGTTGTGTTGCCGGCTTCGGcgccaccgctagggtttggcgcatGGGGCGGAGACACGACGGAGGCGACGACGGCAGGTGGAATGGAGTATGGAGGCGTCGGTGGGGTGCCGGAGGACCCCGTCGATCACCGGGATTGCGCCGACGGCCGCGCGAAGGCGAGGGATTGGgcggtggggcgacgaggcgcgagGAAAGTTTCAGCGCGGGTTTCTTCGCGCGTGcgtcgagcgatgccgcgcgctatAACCGGAGCCTAAAGTTTAACGCTTGGGATAGGGCAAACCGCCCGATAATGTTGGGGCTCGCGCTGTTAAAACGCAATTTATATAGCGCGGGTCTATatagctggagatgctcttaggctcaattcttttggcggcttctccgagaagctgcccttCCCCAGCTTCCTGGGGAAGCCACCCCCAAAATTTTGAAAGACTTCCGAAATAGTCTAGGCTAGACTAGTCCGGAAGCCTCCCTAAATTTTTTGTGCGACTTCTCCAGCAAGGTGGGGAGAGCTTCTGAGAGGAGCCGCCAAAAAACTGAGCCTCATTCGTCTCGTCAGATTTTTGTGTGTCCTTCAGAACTCAGAACAAACAGAAGAGCACGTTCGCGGAACGAGAGAAGCCCCAGATCCTCTCTCCAGTCCCCAATCCCCAGTCCCCAATCCAACAGACCGGGGGCCGAAatgagccaccgccgccgccggccctcctcgccgccgccggtacGGGCGCATCCGCTGGAAGACGATGACCTCCTCCACGAGATCTTGCTCCGCCTCCCGCCACAGCCGACATATCTCCTGCGCGCGTCCATTGTCTCCAAGCGCTGGCGACGCCTCGCCAAAGATCCAAAGTTCCTCAGTCGCTACCGCATCCACCACCGGAAGCCTCCCCTCCTTGGCCACTTCTCTTATGAAGGAGGAAGATTCTCCTTCAGATCCTGCCTCGACCCGCCCTACCGCATCCCTCCCGAGCGCTTCTCCCTGCCACCCAGCAGCCTCGAGGTACGGCCGTGCCTCGACTGCCGCCACGGACGCGTATTCTTCGACGACTACTTGCAGAGTCGGGTCATTGTGTGGGACCCTATCACCAACGACCGCCGCGTCATAGCCCATCCGCCGCAGTTCCGCGACTCCGGGATTGAGCAAATCCACAGTGGGGCGGTGCTCTGCGCCGCCGGCGACCAGGGCCACGTGCATGGCGCCTGTCACTCGAGCCCTTTCAAACTGGTCGGGCTGAGCGCTTACCACCGCAATGATGTAGCCATCATCTTCGCAAGTGTCTACTCTTCGGACACTGGCATATGGAGCGATCTCGTACCAACAACCCTTCCGTGGAGGGGTATAAGATTTTCCACGAAAAGCGCACTTGTTGGTAACACCCTTCACTGGCTGCTTGCGATGGATACAATACTTGAGTTTGATTTGGACACACGGATGCTAGCTGTGACCAAGACACCTCCTGGTGCTCCTCCTCGCCATGACAATGTTCAGATCATCCAGTCACAGGATGGCGGTGTTGGCTTTGCTGCATTGTCTGGCTCTCGCTACCAGCCCTACTTGCAAATGTGGGACAGGAAGGTCGATTCTCATGGAGCTGTCACATGGGTGCTGCAGAAGACTCTTGAACTGCAGAAGATTCTTGGATTGGAGTCTAGGATTGACAAGGACAAATCATCTATACTGCACTATCTGGATGATGTTCAGGCAATCTTTTTGCGGGTGCAGTCATCTCTCTACATGGTTGACCTTGAATCAATGCAGTCTAAGGAACTTTCCAAAGGCATCAGCAATTTCATCTATCGTCCTTTCACAAGTTTCTTCACTGAAGGTAACTGCTTGCTCATCTTAACATTGGCGACTTCTAAATCCAATTGTTTTTCATAGGAATAACTAGTGTTCTTCTGAAGTGTGAACTACAAACTTATCATTTTTTTATTAATTTATAGCCTTGttgtcttttctgtttttatgctATCATTGAATTGTGGGTGCCTATGTTACTACCATGGTACTGTATTATTGTTCATCTGCACACAATTAAGTATGCATCTTTTCAGCACGAGCCACAACAAGCAAACTTCAAAGTATACTTGAATTGTAGACCATTACAAATGAGTTGGCACAATTTTTGGGGAGTAATACAGTTCTATTTGGTCAATCGGTACTTGTCTGAGATTTTTTTATCACTGCTGATCTTGCTATTAACCCTAAATCTGTAACAGCTATTGTACCTTATAAAATAAGTAGCACTATTCTATTTCTATCTTTTTGTTGAGGAGTTGTCCTGCAAGTGCTTGAATGGGGAGGGCTTTGAACTGGTTGTATTTGATAGAAAGTAGATGGCTAATTGCATGCCTTCAGATGTGTTGTAGCCACTTTTCTTTTCTCACATTCAGTTGTTGAGTCCAGAATGTCACTGATTTTTCCACTTGTTATGATTGTTGTGGTCTTGGAAGGTGGTCGGCATATTTGTCAGATACTGAAAGGAGCATTAGTGTGCGGCAGGAAATAGTAGCTTAGGAAATCAATAACATTTCTGTTGTTAGCCATTTCTATGAAATTTCTATCTCTTGCTGGGC contains:
- the LOC124659570 gene encoding uncharacterized protein LOC124659570 — encoded protein: MSHRRRRPSSPPPVRAHPLEDDDLLHEILLRLPPQPTYLLRASIVSKRWRRLAKDPKFLSRYRIHHRKPPLLGHFSYEGGRFSFRSCLDPPYRIPPERFSLPPSSLEVRPCLDCRHGRVFFDDYLQSRVIVWDPITNDRRVIAHPPQFRDSGIEQIHSGAVLCAAGDQGHVHGACHSSPFKLVGLSAYHRNDVAIIFASVYSSDTGIWSDLVPTTLPWRGIRFSTKSALVGNTLHWLLAMDTILEFDLDTRMLAVTKTPPGAPPRHDNVQIIQSQDGGVGFAALSGSRYQPYLQMWDRKVDSHGAVTWVLQKTLELQKILGLESRIDKDKSSILHYLDDVQAIFLRVQSSLYMVDLESMQSKELSKGISNFIYRPFTSFFTEGILQ